A genomic region of Botrytis cinerea B05.10 chromosome 9, complete sequence contains the following coding sequences:
- the Bctes1 gene encoding Bctes1 → MTDRPTLVPPPPINPSKSAIENVLELRELSQIAPDIFTNTHPLWHPPGARGIYGGAIIAQCLAAAQCTVPHNFTVHSMHCYFVLAGNSDLPVMYYVEHVREGRSFATRTVQARQKGKCIFTTTMSFVRENSGGKQKVEHAVPIPKNIRQPNEDEELLQMEMRTDSPFVSQRLEILNGETGQPHEQRTRQWIKARGRISDEGGHQAHLNALAYMSDSYFIGTVGRIHKLWRYGSEENKKKGDTAGENDNEKYMKKLKEAEGFGDDLNNEKRRPEVGMMVSLDHTIYFHEPRRFRADEWMFTEMSSPWSGDGRGVVTQHMFTKDGTLIATCFQEGVVRLNQDGTEKAKI, encoded by the exons ATGACTGATCGCCCAACGCTTGTTCCACCTCCTCCGATCAATCCCTCGAAATCTGCCATCGAGAATGTGTTGGAGCTTCGAGAGCTGAGTCAAATTGCGCCA GATATCTTCACGAATACTCACCCTTTATGGCATCCCCCTGGCGCACGAGGCATTTATGGAGGGGCAATTATCGCACAATGCCTTGCAGCCGCACAATGCACAGTTCCGCATAACTTCACGGTACACAGCATGCACTGCTATTTTGTCTTAGCTGGAAACTCCGATTTGCCAGTCATGTATTACGTCGAACATGTTCGTGAAGGTCGCTCGTTCGCTACTCGTACAGTGCAAGCACGTCAAAAGGGAAAATGTATTTTCACAACGACTATGTCATTTGTGAGGGAGAACAGTGGAGGGAAGCAAAAAGTAGAACATGCGGTGCCAATCCCCAAGAACATCAGACAACcgaatgaggatgaagagttGTTACAGATGGAAATGAGGACTGATAGTCCATTTGTTAGTCAAAGACTCGAGATTTTGAATGGGGAGACTGGGCAACCGCATGAACAGAGAACCCGGCAGTGGATCAAAGCAAGGGGAAGAATTAGTGATGAAGGTGGACATCAGGCGCATTTGAATGCATTGGCTTATATGAGTGATAGCTACTTCATTGGAACTGTTGGGAGAATACATAAACTATGGAGATATGGCAgcgaagaaaataaaaagaaggGAGACACCGCAGGAGAAAACGACAACGAAAAGtatatgaagaaattgaaagaagcAGAAGGCTTCGGCGACgatttgaataatgaaaagagGAGACCAGAGGTTGGTATGATGGTTAGTTTAGACCATACTATATATTTCCATGAGCCAAGGAGGTTTAGAGCAGATGAGTGGATGTTTACAGAGATGTCGAGTCCATGGTCtggagatgggagaggagTGGTCACCCAACATATGTTTACTAAGGACGGAACGTTGATTGCTACTTGTTTTCAAGAG GGTGTTGTGAGACTTAACCAAGACGGAACAGAGAAAGCTAAAATCTAA
- the Bcarc19 gene encoding Bcarc19 produces MSQSLRPYLQCVRSSLTAALCLSNFASQTSERHNVPEIEAKTSPEVLLNSLTVARNENERVLIEPSINSVRISINIKQADEIEHILVHKFTRFLTQRAEAFFILRRKPVKGYAISFLITNFHTEEMLKHKLVDFIIEFMEEVDKEISEMKLFLNARARFVAESFLTPFD; encoded by the exons ATG TCTCAATCATTGCGACCTTACCTTCAATGCGTACGATCTTCCTTAACAGCAGCTCTATGCCTCTCGAACTTCGCATCCCAGACCTCCGAAAGACACAATGTGCCCGAAATTGAAGCTAAGACTTCACCTGAAGTCCTGTTAAATTCATTGACAGTCGCACGGAATGAGAATGAACGGGTTCTCATTGAACCCAGTATCAACAGTGTCCGAATCAgtatcaacatcaaacaaGCGGACGAAATTGAGCACATTCTCGTACACAAATTTACCAGGTTCTTGACTCAAAGAGCAGAagcattcttcattcttagGAGGAAACCCGTTAAG GGCTACGCTATCTCGTTTTTGATTACGAACTTCCACACAGAGGAGATGTTGAAGCATAAGCTGGTGGATTTCATCATAGAATTCATGGAGGAGGTTGATAAGGAAATCTCGGAGATGAAGCTATTT TTGAATGCCCGTGCAAGATTCGTTGCAGAATCGTTCTTAACACCT TTCGATTAA